The Nitrosospira lacus genome window below encodes:
- a CDS encoding patatin-like phospholipase family protein — protein MSLIHLPSSPKVGLVLTGGGARAAYQVGVLQAIAAMLPEKTRNPFPVICGTSAGAVNAASVALSARNFHEGVRLLSAVWENAHVNQAYRSDPIGVFGNVARLLSSLLFGGLSKRTPVSMLDSSPLSQLLDRSLPLHGIQRSIETGALHALGITAWGYTSGQSVTFYEGAKNIVPWKRERRIGVAARIGVEHLMASSAIPILFPAIRVNREYFGDGSMRQLAPISPALHLGAERVLVIGVRKTAETQPERVTVDSYPTLAQIGGHIMGSIFLDSLDLDLERLQRINNTLRMIPDEKLKDNSMPLRQVKSMVISPSVEINTIAEHHAHTLPRTIRLFYRAIGALRRDGSSLLSYVLFEEPFCRALIDLGYRDTMPLGPQILQFIGAETSEPTDAGIIR, from the coding sequence ATGAGTTTAATACATCTGCCATCTTCACCTAAGGTCGGGCTTGTTCTGACCGGGGGTGGCGCTCGCGCCGCCTATCAGGTTGGAGTATTGCAAGCCATCGCTGCCATGTTGCCGGAAAAAACGCGTAATCCCTTTCCCGTAATTTGCGGCACCTCCGCTGGCGCGGTAAATGCCGCCAGCGTTGCCCTTTCCGCACGAAATTTTCATGAAGGGGTGCGCCTGCTATCGGCGGTGTGGGAAAATGCCCATGTCAATCAGGCTTATCGCTCCGATCCCATCGGCGTTTTTGGAAATGTCGCGCGCTTGCTGTCTTCCCTGCTGTTTGGCGGACTGTCAAAGCGCACCCCAGTCTCGATGCTGGACAGTTCGCCACTATCCCAGCTGCTGGACCGTAGTTTGCCGCTTCACGGCATTCAGCGGAGCATCGAGACAGGCGCTTTGCACGCCTTGGGTATTACCGCTTGGGGCTATACCTCTGGCCAATCAGTTACGTTTTATGAGGGGGCGAAAAACATAGTACCCTGGAAGCGAGAACGCCGTATCGGTGTTGCGGCGCGCATCGGCGTCGAACATCTGATGGCATCTTCCGCGATCCCGATTCTTTTCCCGGCAATAAGAGTCAATCGGGAATATTTCGGTGATGGCTCCATGCGCCAGCTGGCACCCATCAGCCCGGCGCTGCATCTCGGCGCGGAACGTGTGCTGGTAATAGGCGTACGCAAGACTGCCGAAACGCAACCAGAGCGCGTTACCGTGGACAGCTATCCGACACTGGCGCAAATTGGGGGCCACATCATGGGCAGTATTTTCCTTGATAGCCTGGACCTTGATCTGGAACGCTTGCAACGCATTAACAATACGCTCCGAATGATTCCGGACGAAAAGCTGAAAGATAACAGCATGCCGCTGCGTCAGGTGAAATCCATGGTCATTTCTCCCAGCGTGGAAATCAATACCATTGCGGAACACCACGCCCATACGCTGCCCCGCACCATACGTCTTTTTTATCGCGCCATTGGAGCACTGAGGCGCGATGGCTCATCGCTTCTGAGCTATGTTCTGTTTGAAGAGCCCTTTTGTCGCGCATTGATCGACTTGGGTTACCGGGACACCATGCCCCTCGGACCCCAGATTTTGCAATTTATCGGAGCTGAGACAAGCGAGCCGACGGACGCTGGTATAATTCGGTAA
- a CDS encoding TerC family protein: MDIANPQFWIAVLQIIAIDIVLGGDNAVVIALACRRLPEKQRNLGIFWGVFGAIGLRVILIFFALSLLAIPFLKIIAALLLLWIGIKLLQPEPDSNGHQVDASTTLMGAIKTIIIADAVMSLDNVIAIAGAAKDSIGLVIFGLVVSVPIIVWGSKLVMKLMDRFPIVIVIGAGLLGWIAGDMSVTDAITREWVNANAAFLHWLVPAGGVLLVVVIGKWLAARTQAKMAPIVDLADDINKPLS, encoded by the coding sequence ATGGATATCGCAAATCCGCAATTCTGGATCGCGGTATTGCAGATTATCGCTATTGATATTGTGCTGGGCGGAGACAATGCGGTGGTTATTGCGCTCGCATGCCGGCGGCTGCCGGAGAAGCAACGTAATCTGGGAATTTTCTGGGGGGTATTCGGCGCCATCGGTCTGCGAGTCATTTTGATCTTTTTTGCCCTTTCGTTGCTTGCGATTCCATTTCTGAAAATAATCGCCGCGTTGCTGCTGTTATGGATCGGCATCAAGCTGCTTCAGCCTGAACCGGATAGTAACGGACACCAGGTTGACGCCAGCACCACACTGATGGGTGCAATTAAAACCATTATTATCGCCGATGCCGTAATGAGTCTCGATAACGTAATCGCCATTGCCGGCGCAGCCAAAGATAGTATTGGTCTGGTGATTTTTGGTTTGGTGGTGAGCGTGCCCATTATTGTCTGGGGCAGCAAATTGGTGATGAAACTCATGGATCGCTTTCCCATCGTCATTGTCATAGGTGCGGGCCTGCTTGGCTGGATAGCGGGAGATATGAGCGTTACCGACGCCATCACCCGGGAATGGGTAAATGCCAATGCTGCCTTTTTGCATTGGCTGGTTCCTGCCGGCGGCGTGCTGCTGGTAGTGGTTATTGGCAAATGGCTTGCTGCAAGAACACAGGCGAAAATGGCGCCTATTGTGGATCTGGCGGATGACATAAACAAACCATTATCCTGA
- a CDS encoding universal stress protein, whose amino-acid sequence MLKFLLPVDGSEASNKAVTKLIRLLDWYKEVPAIHLLNVQFPQHGNVALFIDKKSIDLYHQEEGMKGLQSARDLLDQAGIACEFHITVGSPEEMITRYAREMGFDQIVIGPRGLGGVKGLLLGSVASKVMQLSTVPVLLIK is encoded by the coding sequence ATGTTGAAATTCCTGCTGCCCGTGGATGGCTCTGAGGCTTCCAATAAAGCGGTTACCAAACTCATCAGACTGCTCGATTGGTACAAGGAAGTGCCGGCAATCCACCTGCTGAACGTGCAATTCCCGCAGCACGGGAATGTAGCCCTGTTTATCGACAAAAAGAGCATTGACCTGTATCACCAGGAAGAAGGCATGAAGGGGTTGCAATCCGCACGGGACCTGCTGGACCAGGCGGGAATCGCCTGTGAGTTCCACATCACGGTGGGCAGCCCGGAAGAAATGATTACCCGCTATGCCAGAGAGATGGGGTTCGACCAGATAGTCATCGGACCGCGCGGGCTCGGCGGGGTGAAAGGCTTGCTGCTAGGTTCCGTAGCCAGCAAGGTAATGCAGCTTTCGACCGTACCCGTGTTACTGATCAAATGA
- a CDS encoding pilin produces MERDQKGLTLIETMMMFAIIGILATIAIPPAYQLYEDSVARDQVTEALSLLQSVESPVAGFYSDKGRWPTKPEFDSLVATRTGRYVASLTPLALTSGFQVTAAFKNNGVSKGLLNEGTGRTLVVATKDGVQWICNDNTNPATGVPGLVPGNILPQHRPAVCK; encoded by the coding sequence ATGGAGCGGGATCAAAAAGGTTTAACTTTGATCGAAACAATGATGATGTTCGCCATTATCGGTATTCTGGCGACGATAGCTATTCCACCAGCATATCAGCTTTATGAGGATTCCGTGGCGCGGGATCAGGTAACGGAAGCACTCAGTCTCCTGCAAAGCGTGGAATCCCCTGTTGCCGGATTTTATTCCGATAAGGGAAGATGGCCGACGAAGCCGGAGTTTGATAGCTTGGTGGCGACCCGGACAGGCCGATATGTCGCCAGTCTCACGCCTTTAGCGTTGACTTCCGGTTTTCAGGTCACGGCAGCGTTCAAAAATAACGGGGTGAGCAAAGGCCTTTTGAACGAAGGTACCGGCAGAACCCTAGTGGTCGCGACAAAAGATGGCGTGCAGTGGATTTGCAACGATAATACCAATCCCGCGACCGGAGTTCCCGGTCTTGTGCCGGGAAACATACTACCTCAACATCGCCCCGCTGTTTGCAAGTAG
- a CDS encoding YqgE/AlgH family protein, whose product MQSVDLTNHFLIAMPAMADPFFSKTLTYICEHNEQGALGLVVNRPIDLTLKDLFDQLGISSDDEAAGGLQIMFGGPVQLDRGFVLHQPVGDWQSTMIVNQEVGLTTSLDILRAIASGDSPKRIMVALGYSGWAPGQIEHELSQNAWLTVPASPTIIFELPSEERLTAAMHSLGIDFSSLSDEVGHS is encoded by the coding sequence ATGCAAAGCGTTGATTTAACAAATCATTTTCTGATCGCGATGCCTGCCATGGCAGATCCTTTCTTTTCCAAGACGCTCACATATATCTGTGAGCATAATGAACAGGGCGCATTGGGTCTGGTGGTTAACCGGCCCATTGACCTCACGCTGAAAGATCTCTTCGATCAACTCGGTATTTCTTCTGATGATGAGGCTGCTGGGGGGTTGCAGATAATGTTCGGTGGACCCGTACAGCTGGATCGCGGTTTCGTGCTGCATCAGCCAGTGGGCGACTGGCAATCCACCATGATAGTGAATCAAGAAGTTGGGCTTACCACATCACTGGATATTTTGCGGGCCATTGCGAGCGGCGACAGTCCCAAACGGATAATGGTTGCCCTCGGCTATTCCGGATGGGCACCTGGTCAGATAGAACATGAGCTGTCCCAGAATGCCTGGCTCACAGTGCCCGCATCGCCTACCATCATATTCGAGCTTCCGTCCGAAGAGCGGCTGACTGCGGCGATGCACTCGCTGGGAATAGATTTCTCAAGCCTGTCGGACGAGGTGGGACATTCCTGA
- the ruvX gene encoding Holliday junction resolvase RuvX: MQIQTTQHLSPDIGSSHRPIGAILAFDFGKRRIGVAVGDLELGLAHPLATISDETTVRRFETIASLIAEWRPVLLVVGLPTYTDGAEHELTRLSRRFARRLEGRFGIKAVLVDERYTSVSAGAALREAGVKKKKRKPVLDQVAAQLILQSYFDGQDAAT; this comes from the coding sequence ATGCAAATACAGACAACACAGCACTTGTCACCGGATATCGGAAGCAGCCATCGTCCCATAGGGGCAATTCTGGCTTTTGATTTTGGTAAAAGGCGCATCGGTGTGGCGGTAGGTGACCTGGAGCTGGGTTTGGCGCACCCGCTTGCCACGATTAGCGACGAGACCACGGTGCGGCGTTTCGAAACTATCGCCAGCCTCATTGCGGAATGGCGGCCAGTCCTGCTGGTGGTGGGCCTACCCACTTATACCGATGGCGCGGAACACGAACTGACCCGGTTGAGCCGACGTTTCGCGCGGCGTCTCGAGGGCCGCTTTGGCATTAAGGCTGTGTTGGTGGATGAACGCTACACTTCGGTCAGTGCCGGCGCTGCATTACGGGAAGCGGGTGTCAAAAAAAAGAAACGGAAACCTGTACTTGATCAGGTGGCGGCACAACTGATATTGCAATCCTATTTCGACGGCCAAGATGCAGCTACCTGA
- the pyrR gene encoding bifunctional pyr operon transcriptional regulator/uracil phosphoribosyltransferase PyrR — MQLPDAEQLLVSLTGAIKPDVTASTALVGIYTGGVWLAERLHQELGLALPLGTLDVSFYRDDFGQIGLHPQVKPSDIPFEVEGSHIILIDDVLYTGRTIRAAINELFDYGRPTSIRLAALVDRGGRELPIAAKYVGATLALPSDKMLALEKDMDGKLGLSLYNKNSPEQ; from the coding sequence ATGCAGCTACCTGATGCAGAACAACTGCTCGTCAGCCTGACCGGCGCGATAAAGCCTGACGTTACCGCAAGCACCGCGCTGGTGGGAATATATACGGGAGGCGTATGGCTGGCGGAACGGCTGCACCAGGAGCTGGGGCTTGCGCTTCCCCTGGGTACTCTGGATGTTTCGTTCTATCGCGATGATTTTGGTCAAATCGGCCTGCACCCGCAGGTCAAGCCTTCGGATATCCCGTTCGAGGTGGAAGGCAGCCATATCATCCTGATAGATGATGTACTCTATACCGGCCGCACTATTCGCGCCGCCATCAACGAGTTATTCGACTATGGGCGCCCGACAAGCATCCGTCTCGCGGCATTGGTGGATCGGGGCGGCAGAGAGCTCCCGATTGCCGCCAAGTATGTCGGTGCAACACTTGCCCTACCGTCGGATAAAATGCTGGCGCTGGAAAAGGATATGGATGGAAAACTGGGTTTGAGCCTATACAACAAAAATTCTCCGGAACAATGA
- a CDS encoding aspartate carbamoyltransferase catalytic subunit gives MSYNPQLNKHGELQHLLTTEGLPASILLHILDTAESFVGVTERDIKKVPLLRGKSIFNLFFEPSTRTRTTFEIAAKRLSADVVNLNIAASSQTKGETLLDTVDNLSAMHADMFVVRHSQSGAAHLIAHHVRPEIHVINAGDGRHAHPTQGLLDMFTIRHYKSDFHNLRVAIVGDILHSRVARSQIHALTTLGVPEVRVIAPKTLLPAKVERLGVHVYHEMERGLKDVDVLLMLRLQNERMLSARLPSTEEYFKYYGLTQEKLSLAKRDAIVLHPGPMNRGVEIDSAVADGGQSVILPQVTFGIAVRMAVMSILAG, from the coding sequence ATGAGCTACAATCCGCAACTGAACAAGCATGGGGAATTGCAACACCTTCTGACCACCGAGGGGCTACCCGCCTCCATTCTGCTTCACATACTGGATACCGCCGAATCCTTTGTCGGAGTTACCGAACGCGATATCAAAAAAGTGCCCCTGCTGCGGGGTAAGTCCATATTCAATTTATTCTTCGAACCCAGCACGCGCACTCGCACCACGTTCGAAATCGCGGCAAAACGACTTTCGGCAGATGTAGTAAATCTTAATATCGCGGCTTCCTCGCAAACAAAAGGCGAGACACTGCTGGATACGGTCGATAATCTCTCCGCCATGCATGCCGACATGTTTGTAGTGCGTCATTCACAAAGCGGAGCAGCGCATTTGATAGCACACCATGTGCGACCCGAAATTCATGTTATCAATGCTGGGGATGGCCGGCATGCGCACCCCACTCAGGGATTACTGGATATGTTTACCATCCGCCATTACAAGAGCGATTTCCATAATCTGCGGGTGGCCATCGTCGGCGACATCCTGCACTCGCGGGTGGCACGCTCCCAGATTCATGCGCTTACCACACTGGGCGTACCGGAGGTGCGCGTCATTGCGCCTAAAACCCTGTTGCCCGCCAAGGTTGAGCGGCTTGGCGTACATGTTTATCACGAAATGGAGCGAGGGTTGAAGGATGTGGATGTGTTGCTGATGCTGCGCCTGCAGAATGAACGCATGCTGAGCGCACGCCTTCCCAGCACGGAAGAATACTTCAAGTATTATGGGCTTACGCAGGAAAAACTGTCCCTGGCGAAGCGCGATGCCATTGTGCTGCATCCGGGACCGATGAATCGTGGTGTGGAAATCGATTCCGCGGTAGCCGACGGCGGACAGTCGGTGATTCTGCCGCAAGTCACATTCGGCATCGCGGTGCGAATGGCCGTGATGTCGATCCTGGCCGGGTAA
- a CDS encoding dihydroorotase produces MKLLIKNGRVVDPGNGIDAIMDVFVAAGKIVGMGAAPAGFHANREINAKDLVVCPGLVDLSARLREPGFEYKATLESEMEAAVAGGITSLACSPDTDPPLDEPGLVEMLKHRARSLNQAHVYPIGALTQGLQGERLTEMAELRDAGCVAFGQSDMPLTNARVMMHAMQYASTFGFGVWLRPQDASLADGGVAHDGEVATRLGLPAVSVCAETVALSNIILMARETGAAVHLCRISSAEGVAMVRAARLQGLPVTCDVTANHIHLSEMDIGFFDSNCHLVPPLRGLSDRNALRAGLLDGTIDAICSDHTPVDDDAKLLPFGEAEAGATGLELLLPLTLKWAMEMKIPLAAAVARITVEPARILGIDAGHLSPGTAADLCIFDPDQYWKVEAAALKSQGKNTPFLGMELQGRVKYTLVNGNIVHQG; encoded by the coding sequence ATGAAACTCCTTATTAAAAACGGCCGCGTTGTAGATCCCGGAAACGGGATCGACGCCATCATGGACGTATTCGTCGCCGCCGGTAAAATTGTCGGCATGGGCGCGGCCCCGGCTGGCTTCCACGCCAATCGTGAAATAAATGCGAAGGACTTGGTGGTGTGTCCCGGTCTGGTGGATCTGTCCGCGCGCCTGCGCGAGCCGGGTTTTGAGTATAAGGCTACGCTGGAATCCGAAATGGAAGCGGCTGTAGCGGGCGGTATCACCAGCCTGGCATGCTCGCCGGACACAGATCCACCGCTGGACGAACCGGGGCTGGTGGAAATGCTGAAGCATCGTGCCAGAAGCCTCAACCAGGCCCATGTCTATCCCATCGGAGCGCTCACTCAAGGCCTGCAGGGAGAAAGGCTCACGGAAATGGCTGAATTACGCGACGCGGGCTGCGTTGCTTTTGGCCAGTCAGATATGCCGCTTACCAACGCGCGAGTCATGATGCATGCGATGCAATACGCTTCCACCTTCGGCTTCGGAGTATGGCTGCGTCCGCAGGATGCGAGTCTCGCCGACGGTGGCGTGGCCCATGACGGCGAAGTGGCGACACGGTTGGGCCTGCCAGCGGTTTCCGTATGCGCGGAAACCGTAGCCTTATCAAATATTATTCTGATGGCGAGGGAGACAGGCGCTGCCGTGCACTTGTGCAGAATCTCCAGTGCGGAAGGTGTTGCCATGGTGCGGGCGGCGAGGCTGCAAGGTCTGCCGGTTACCTGTGATGTGACGGCCAATCACATCCATCTCTCGGAAATGGATATCGGGTTTTTTGATTCCAATTGCCATCTCGTTCCTCCGTTGCGGGGATTAAGTGATCGGAATGCGCTACGCGCGGGCCTGTTGGACGGCACGATAGACGCGATATGTTCCGACCACACGCCCGTGGACGACGATGCCAAGCTATTACCCTTTGGTGAGGCTGAAGCGGGTGCCACCGGCCTGGAGTTGTTGTTGCCGCTGACCTTGAAATGGGCAATGGAGATGAAGATTCCATTGGCTGCAGCGGTGGCCAGGATTACCGTGGAGCCGGCCCGGATACTGGGTATAGATGCGGGTCACCTATCTCCCGGCACCGCCGCTGATCTGTGTATTTTTGACCCTGATCAATACTGGAAGGTAGAAGCGGCAGCACTCAAAAGCCAGGGCAAAAATACGCCGTTTCTGGGTATGGAACTACAAGGCAGAGTAAAATATACCTTGGTTAACGGCAACATTGTGCATCAAGGCTAA
- a CDS encoding M3 family metallopeptidase: MTNPLLDFSGLPRFADIRTEHITPAVTLLLADNRAIIARIRDDTAMPTWRNFVQPLDDANERLSRAWGQVAHLNAVVNSPELREIYNANLPYVTQYYAELSQDPALFEKFKQLRNGSEFESLNRARKKIVENELRDFRLGGAELQSQEKKRFLEIQEELSALSSRFNDNLLDATNSFMLHVENADELSGIPADVLETARETAAKEGTPGWKFTLHAPSYMPIMQYADNRALREKMYHAYSTRASELGKVEWNNTPLISKILELREEEARMLGFECYAEASLVTKMASTPKQVLDFLGELATKARPYAERDLEELSRFAAGKLQLGKLEAWDLAYASEKLRLDRYAFSEQEVKQYFPESSVLRGMFALVENLYGIVISPPPEAAGIQLWHPDVKFFMIRDSEGNLIGQFYLDLYARPGKRGGGWMDDAINRRRIGTGELSIQAPVAYLTCNFSAPVPLNGQIRPALFTHDEVITLFHEFGHGLHHLLTQVEDLGVSGINGVEWDAVELPSQFMENFCWEREVLMNMTNHVDTGEPIPRVLFDKMLAARNFQSGLQMLRQIEFALFDMRLHSDFNPRGKKTVQQLLDEIRARVAVVIPPPFNRFPNSFSHIFGGGYAAGYYSYKWAEVLSADAYSLFEESNDGELINAKTGARFRNEILAVGGSRPALESFIAFRGRGPKIDALLRHHGMAEA; the protein is encoded by the coding sequence ATGACAAACCCTCTGCTGGATTTTTCCGGACTCCCGCGCTTCGCGGATATTCGAACCGAACATATCACTCCGGCGGTAACGCTACTGCTTGCTGATAACCGCGCCATCATTGCCAGGATACGTGATGATACCGCCATGCCCACCTGGCGGAATTTCGTGCAACCGTTGGATGATGCCAACGAGCGCCTGTCTCGTGCCTGGGGCCAGGTAGCGCATTTGAACGCCGTGGTGAACAGCCCGGAATTACGCGAAATATATAACGCCAATCTGCCGTACGTAACTCAGTATTATGCGGAATTGAGTCAGGATCCGGCGTTATTCGAGAAATTCAAGCAGCTCCGCAATGGTTCGGAATTTGAAAGCCTGAATCGTGCGCGAAAAAAAATTGTCGAGAACGAGTTACGGGATTTCCGTTTGGGCGGAGCGGAGCTCCAGTCACAGGAAAAAAAACGTTTTCTCGAGATCCAGGAAGAGCTGTCGGCGCTTTCTTCCAGATTCAACGATAACCTGCTGGATGCCACCAACAGTTTTATGCTGCATGTGGAGAATGCGGACGAGTTATCCGGTATCCCCGCGGACGTACTGGAAACGGCAAGGGAAACCGCCGCAAAAGAGGGTACGCCAGGCTGGAAATTCACATTGCACGCCCCTTCTTATATGCCCATCATGCAGTATGCGGACAATCGGGCACTACGCGAGAAAATGTATCATGCCTATTCCACCCGCGCGAGCGAGCTGGGCAAAGTGGAGTGGAACAATACGCCGTTGATCAGCAAGATACTTGAGCTGCGCGAGGAAGAGGCGCGGATGCTCGGATTTGAGTGCTACGCCGAGGCGTCGCTCGTGACAAAAATGGCTTCGACCCCAAAACAGGTACTGGATTTTCTGGGTGAGCTTGCCACCAAGGCCAGACCTTACGCTGAACGCGATCTGGAAGAATTGTCCCGGTTTGCGGCCGGCAAGCTACAGTTGGGAAAATTGGAGGCATGGGATCTGGCTTATGCCAGTGAGAAGCTGCGCCTTGACCGCTATGCGTTCTCCGAGCAGGAAGTAAAGCAATATTTCCCTGAAAGCAGTGTACTGCGGGGCATGTTCGCGCTGGTGGAGAATCTCTATGGCATTGTTATTTCCCCGCCGCCGGAGGCGGCCGGTATTCAGCTCTGGCACCCTGATGTAAAGTTTTTTATGATAAGGGATTCTGAAGGAAACCTGATCGGGCAATTCTATCTTGACCTCTATGCGCGTCCCGGCAAGCGTGGCGGAGGATGGATGGATGACGCCATCAATCGCCGCCGGATCGGAACCGGGGAACTCAGCATCCAGGCGCCTGTGGCGTATCTCACATGCAATTTCTCCGCACCCGTGCCCTTGAACGGACAAATTCGCCCTGCCCTGTTTACTCATGACGAAGTCATTACGCTATTCCATGAATTCGGTCATGGCCTCCATCATCTTCTTACCCAGGTTGAAGACCTGGGTGTGTCCGGGATCAATGGCGTGGAGTGGGATGCGGTGGAACTGCCCAGTCAATTCATGGAAAACTTTTGCTGGGAACGTGAAGTGCTGATGAACATGACAAACCATGTGGATACGGGCGAGCCTATTCCACGGGTGCTTTTCGACAAAATGCTGGCCGCAAGGAACTTTCAGAGCGGTCTTCAAATGCTTCGCCAGATAGAATTTGCACTGTTTGATATGCGGCTGCATTCTGATTTCAACCCGCGGGGGAAGAAAACGGTACAGCAATTACTGGATGAGATTCGCGCACGGGTTGCGGTCGTCATTCCGCCGCCATTTAATCGCTTCCCCAACAGCTTCTCGCATATCTTTGGCGGGGGTTATGCGGCGGGATATTACAGCTACAAATGGGCGGAAGTTTTGTCCGCCGACGCATACAGCCTGTTTGAGGAAAGCAATGACGGGGAACTAATCAATGCCAAAACCGGCGCCCGCTTCCGGAATGAAATTCTCGCCGTCGGCGGAAGCCGTCCGGCGCTGGAATCGTTCATCGCATTCCGCGGGCGTGGGCCAAAAATTGATGCGCTGCTGCGCCACCATGGTATGGCGGAAGCATGA
- a CDS encoding cytochrome P460 family protein, with amino-acid sequence MKYVKWVATATILTTVLMGCAQTPPAPQAQKYKDGELPVPANYKGWPKFLSEIQRADTKQVREIYINPIGHSTKMGEAFPNGTISVMEIYKAREAADGTPLKGADGKFVKGDLLKVAVMGKGAGWGESVMPPDLRNGDWIYAMYMADGKTKAPDDTVTCRACHLPLTDKDYIFRYDEYFQKRIN; translated from the coding sequence ATGAAATATGTTAAATGGGTTGCCACAGCCACGATATTGACTACGGTACTGATGGGTTGCGCGCAGACGCCTCCCGCGCCCCAGGCCCAGAAATACAAAGATGGCGAATTACCCGTTCCCGCGAATTACAAGGGCTGGCCTAAATTTTTGTCTGAAATCCAGCGCGCCGATACTAAACAGGTCCGCGAAATCTATATTAACCCTATCGGGCATAGCACAAAAATGGGCGAGGCTTTCCCCAACGGTACTATTTCTGTAATGGAAATCTACAAGGCGCGTGAAGCCGCGGATGGCACGCCGCTGAAGGGTGCCGATGGCAAGTTTGTCAAAGGCGACCTGCTGAAAGTGGCCGTAATGGGCAAAGGTGCCGGCTGGGGCGAAAGCGTAATGCCTCCCGATCTCAGGAATGGCGACTGGATATACGCCATGTATATGGCGGATGGAAAAACGAAGGCACCGGATGATACCGTCACCTGCCGTGCCTGTCATCTACCGCTGACAGACAAGGATTATATTTTCCGCTATGACGAGTATTTTCAGAAGCGAATAAACTAA